One Brassica napus cultivar Da-Ae chromosome C2, Da-Ae, whole genome shotgun sequence DNA window includes the following coding sequences:
- the LOC106389905 gene encoding transcription activator GLK2-like, whose protein sequence is MMAYKYLNKPWNYLYRCRHKRLYIYTHVLLLHCIIIVLSKYSNLELFHFHYSMLSPLIVNTTSRENYMAADFSDFTAEGLPDFTMVGEGSLYLLEGIDYYDDFFIGFDGDDALPDLKIDCDILGEYSGSWRDDEQEMEGNTSTKSETSERDGGMVKLDGGARTPKTVRRGKRKVKKNKDCLSLDNEIKKKAKVDWTPELHRNFVQAVEQLGIDKAVPSLTRHNVANHLQKYRSYRKHLLAREAEAANWNLRRHATVAVAGLGGKKPWKAPALGYPPNVTPMHHGHFRPLHVLGHPTWPKHKHNHPSSSTHRTYPIPAVAAPPSSWPGQPPYWHQQALYPQGYGMATPNHSMYNNKSETSIGVPTRQLSPTTNPPIDIHPSNESIDAAIGDVITKPWLPLPLGLKPPLTAS, encoded by the exons ATGATggcatataaatatttaaataaacctTGGAACTATCTATATCGATGCAGACACAAACGActgtatatatacacacatgtATTACTACTTCACTGTATCATTATTGTTCTCTCTAAATATTCGAATCTTGAACTTTTTCATTTTCACTATTCGATGTTGTCTCCTCTCATCGTTAACACAACCTCAAGAGAAAACTATATGGCGGCGGATTTCTCAGATTTTACGGCGGAAGGCTTGCCGGACTTCACGATGGTCGGAGAAGGAAGTCTTTATCTTCTTGAAGGAATCGATTACTACGACGACTTTTTCATTGGGTTCGATGGAGATGATGCTTTACCGGATTTGAAGATTGATTGCGATATTCTCGGCGAATATTCCGGCAGTTGGAGAGATGATGAACAAGAAATGGAGGGAAACACTTCGACAAAGTCGGAGACGTCAGAGAGAGACGGTGGTATGGTTAAGCTTGATGGTGGTGCTAGGACCCCCAAAACGGTGCGTAGAGGAAAACGTAAAgtgaagaaaaataaagattGTTTATCCCTTGACAatgaaattaagaaaaaagCCAAG GTGGATTGGACGCCAGAGTTACACCGGAATTTCGTACAAGCTGTGGAGCAACTAGGGATAGACAAAGCAGTGCCATCTCTCACTCGTCACAACGTTGCAAACCATCTCCAG AAATATAGGTCATATCGGAAACATTTACTAGCGCGTGAAGCAGAAGCTGCGAACTGGAATCTCAGGCGGCATGCTACGGTGGCAGTTGCCGGATTAGGAGGGAAAAAGCCGTGGAAGGCTCCTGCCTTGGGCTATCCACCAAACGTGACACCGATGCATCACGGCCACTTCAGGCCTTTACACGTGTTGGGTCATCCTACATGGCCTAAACACAAGCATAACCATCCATCTTCGTCTACTCATCGGACGTATCCAATTCCGGCTGTTGCAGCACCTCCGTCATCTTGGCCTGGTCAGCCGCCATATTGGCACCAACAAGCACTATATCCACAG GGATATGGTATGGCTACACCGAATCATTCGATGTACAAtaataaatcagaaacaagcaTTGGTGTTCCCACAAGACAATTAAGCCCCACCACTAATCCGCCTATCGACATTCATCCC TCTAATGAGAGCATAGACGCAGCTATAGGAGACGTCATAACAAAGCCCTGGCTACCTCTTCCTCTGGGACTGAAACCGCCCTTGACGGCGTCATGA